A single region of the Eleginops maclovinus isolate JMC-PN-2008 ecotype Puerto Natales chromosome 4, JC_Emac_rtc_rv5, whole genome shotgun sequence genome encodes:
- the LOC134862838 gene encoding immunoglobulin superfamily containing leucine-rich repeat protein 2-like, whose translation MAAAGILFTLWITTVFTTGLGCPELCTCTDKYGCHFAVCSYKDLTEVPDGLPANVTTVSLSANKISVIPLGSFDNVTRVTSLWMANNEIVTIEEGTLEPLVHLRNFDISHNRIVDFPWEDLQNLTGLQLLKMNHNKMVHLPRDAFSNLKDLNSLRLNNNNFMTIIDGTFDGLVSLSYLQIYKNPFACTCSLDWLRDWISKAMITVPEQNLITCATPPKLRGEVIGKLPESKCTSPNVTLRIKPNVHNKTFYEGVALVLTCEFTGNPKPLVMWNIQSKSQRQELVLSFTEDDSAESKEDSMLSYNPVKVFNNGTLIISHIRKEDGGNYSCSATNEFGRSEALMSVDVVAFPKPTPTKLITTTPVFTKTHPAIRHITGKPLFLDSVHIKRKDFIKVVPTFPPTVEIKSSEESTTSPSHASKCGLTANTRYISSHVFNGSVEDIKQYTFDFGVIALGVSETEAAVRLNPLLIPRDINQSPNTAPMSNESFHNVSEKHHGLSAAGKTVYSNGLYLCVAADLKHSAVQWSRIKDGIYTYLFSGLRPDTNYSLCLTYRGEDCEVQVLFSTRRRVPNLLIIISVSICLLTVSTVPLLGATCFHLVYKYRSKTYKLILKAKDQYHMERNLAPNFRASQTESRRKINGSQLDEEEGETESGDGDKEADTEESVMTESFSLSQCRGNLDNCEVGSEFSDRLPLGAEAVNITSNYSYPNQ comes from the coding sequence atggCTGCTGCAGGTATCCTTTTCACTTTGTGGATCACCACTGTGTTTACCACTGGACTCGGATGCCCTGAACTCTGTACCTGCACAGATAAATATGGCTGCCACTTTGCTGTATGCTCCTACAAAGACTTGACTGAGGTACCAGACGGTTTGCCTGCTAATGTGACGACTGTGAGTCTGTCCGCTAACAAGATCAGTGTGATACCGTTGGGGAGCTTTGACAATGTCACTCGGGTGACGTCGCTGTGGATGGCCAACAATGAGATCGTCACAATCGAAGAAGGGACTCTCGAGCCTTTGGTTCATCTGCGTAACTTTGACATCAGCCACAATCGAATCGTAGACTTCCCTTGGGAGGATCTGCAGAACCTCACAGGCCTGCAGCTGCTGAAGATGAACCACAACAAGATGGTCCACCTGCCGAGGGATGCCTTCTCCAACCTCAAAGACCTGAATTCACTCCgactcaacaacaacaattttatGACGATAATTGATGGGACGTTTGATGGTTTGGTGTCTTTGTCCTACTTGCAGATTTATAAAAATCCTTTTGCATGCACCTGCTCCCTCGACTGGCTCAGAGACTGGATTTCAAAGGCTATGATCACGGTACCGGAGCAGAATTTAATCACTTGTGCAACTCCACCCAAACTTAGAGGGGAAGTGATTGGAAAGTTGCCTGAGTCAAAGTGCACAAGCCCGAATGTAACATTAAGAATCAAGCCAAATGTTCACAACAAGACTTTCTACGAGGGCGTTGCGTTAGTCTTGACTTGTGAGTTCACAGGAAATCCAAAGCCTCTGGTCATGTGGAATATTCAAAGCAAAAGCCAGAGGCAAGAGTTGGTTTTGTCCTTCACTGAGGATGACTCAGCAGAATCAAAGGAGGACTCCATGCTGTCCTATAATCCTGTCAAAGTCTTTAACAATGGCACTCTTATCATTTCACACATCAGGAAAGAAGATGGCGGGAACTACAGCTGCTCTGCCACAAATGAGTTTGGAAGAAGCGAGGCTTTGATGTCAGTGGACGTGGTGGCTTTTCCTAAACCAACACCAACTAAACTTATTACCACAACACCAGTTTTTACTAAAACGCACCCAGCTATACGCCACATAACAGGCAAACCATTGTTTTTGGATTCTGTGCATATCAAGAGAAAAGACTTCATTAAAGTAGTACCTACTTTCCCACCCACTGTGGAGATCAAGTCTTCTGAGGAGTCAACAACGTCCCCATCACATGCTAGTAAATGTGGCTTGACTGCTAACACAAGATACATTTCTAGTCATGTCTTTAATGGGAGTGTGGAAGATATCAAGCAGTACACATTTGACTTTGGAGTCATTGCATTAGGAGTGTCGGAAACAGAAGCAGCAGTGCGACTCAATCCTCTTCTCATACCGAGAGACATCAACCAATCCCCCAACACCGCCCCAATGTCTAATGAGAGTTTCCACAATGTCAGTGAAAAGCATCATGGCCTTTCTGCTGCTGGTAAAACAGTCTACTCAAATGGCTTGTATCTGTGCGTTGCTGCTGATCTCAAACACTCGGCCGTGCAGTGGTCGAGAATCAAAGACGGCATCTACACGTATCTGTTCAGTGGTTTACGTCCCGACACAAACTACTCCCTGTGTCTGACCTACAGAGGGGAGGATTGTGAGGTCCAGGTTCTGTTCAGCACCAGGAGGAGGGTGCCTAACCTGCTCATCATCATCTCCGTCAGCATCTGCCTCCTGACAGTGTCCACAGTGCCTCTCCTTGGAGCGACATGCTTCCACCTGGTGTACAAATACCGCAGCAAGACCTACAAGCTGATCCTGAAGGCAAAAGACCAGTATCACATGGAGAGGAACCTCGCCCCTAACTTCAGGGCATCTCAAACCGAGTCACGGAGGAAGATTAATGGAAGCCAGCTGGacgaagaggagggggaaacgGAGAGCGGAGACGGGGACAAAGAGGCTGATACAGAAGAAAGTGTGATGACCGAGtccttttctctgtctcagTGCAGGGGGAATTTAGACAACTGTGAGGTTGGGTCTGAGTTTAGTGATAGGTTACCTTTGGGAGCTGAAGCAGTAAATATCACAAGCAACTACAGTTATCCAAACCAGTAA
- the LOC134863465 gene encoding receptor for retinol uptake stra6-like: protein MNNSKVEFEPFEYSYYDYSDWYSNNAEPTQPPKEVILPCDPTADDQLFHICVLSVSLVVVLILAALSRKNKFCQGFTRGSSSIFSPANFLDQTQHKGLVMAVFGLLFSKLSMLVIAPDPLPFFKDTPQEMKEYMKVIAIFYYPILYYPLMVCCTLQHKAGYVFGTVLSFGHFAVLVWQKFDCPKTPEIYKYYALLASLPQLACLAYICVQFILLLVKGPKTDEDLDSSYYTDYVKSLLKKKTSNASSSSADKPTLVERILKVPKSYVYMPEKVFRFPLKLAVSACVALVAIYHVALLLVVLVVPTLHIVRAGIDENIAFLLLGFGIVLSDDRMEVVQIVIFYTWLLEVCYLCAMTLSCLVSLVMLMRSMILHRSNLKGLYKGDVYSIYNSQKTIRPSKPGIVCWMGLTGYQAAIVCLGMVIQTVVFFICFLFLVFLIIIPVFYGRNIIAFEIAGKSWPGWVTLILVTVLQHVTAKFAFIKKDAGTRDLNNRESLFLLTYLLFLINIMMGLVAAIWRMVITALYNIIHLGRIDISLLHRTAESYDPAYRHYAHFLKVEVSQSHPVMKAFCGLLLDMMVEGGRAGQKIRDAEEGIQENRPNKATSRRRIHCRWQLVYTLVNNPSLLGSRKHFQTLQTSEGILNGTPNRTSNKGSRREAATPATEPVQSTEASTNRDKTE from the exons ATGAATAACAGCAAGGTGGAATTTGAGCCTTTTGAATATTCTTATTATGATTATTCAGACTGGTACTCAAACAACGCAGAGCCAACCCAACCACCCAAAGA AGTTATTTTGCCATGTGACCCTACAGCGGACGACCAGCTCTTCCACATATGCGTGCTCTCCGTATCT CTGGTGGTCGTGTTAATCCTGGCAGCTCTCTCCAGGAAAAACAAATTCTGCCAAGGATTCACAAGAGGATCCTCCTCCATCTTCAG TCCTGCCAACTTCCTGGACCAGACTCAGCACAAAGGCCTGGTCATGGCTGTGTTTGGGCTGTTGTTCAGCAAGCTGTCAATGCTGGTGATCGCCCCGGACCCTCTGCCTTTCTTCAAAGATACTCCACAGGAGATGAAAG AGTACATGAAGGTAATTGCCATCTTCTACTACCCCATCCTGTATTATCCTCTGATGGTCTGTTGCACTCTGCAGCACAAAGCAGGTTATGTGTTCGGGACGGTCCTCTCCTTCGGTCATTTCGCGGTCCTTGTATGGCAGAAGTTCGACTGTCCAAAGACTCCAGAG ATCTATAAATACTACGCTTTGCTTGCAAGTCTGCCTCAGTTGGCCTGCCTCGCCTATATCTGTGTCCAGTTTATTTTGCTCCTCGTCAAAGGACCAAAGACTGACGAG GACCTTGACAGCAGCTATTACACCGACTATGTGAAATCCCTTCTAAAAAAGAAGACCTCAAATGCCAG CTCTTCATCTGCGGACAAACCAACACTGGTAGAGAGAATACTGAAGGTGCCGAAGAGTTATGTTTACATGCCAGAAAAAG TTTTTAGATTTCCACTAAAACTGGCCGTATCAGCATGTGTCGCCCTTGTGGCGATATACCAT GTTGCATTGTTGTTGGTGGTCCTGGTGGTCCCCACTCTTCACATAGTCCGTGCTGGTATTGATGAAAACATTGCCTTTCTGTTACTCGGGTTTGGGATTGTTCTGTCAGACGACAGGATGGAGGTCGTCCAAATTGTAATCTTTTATACTTGGTTACTGGAAG TGTGCTACCTCTGTGCAATGACCCTCTCTTGTCTGGTCAGTCTTGTCATGCTCATGAGGTCCATGATACTTCACAG gTCAAACCTGAAAGGATTGTATAAGGGAGACGTTTACAGCATTTATAACAGCCAGAAGACCATCCGTCCTTCTAAACCTGGCATTGTCTGCTGGATGGGTTTGACAGGATACCAGGCTGCGATCGTCTGCCTCG GTATGGTTATTCAGACGGTAGTGTTTTTCATCTGCTTCTTGTTCTTGGTGTTTTTGATCATTATCCCTGTTTTTTACGGTCGTAATATCATCGCTTTTGAAATTGCGGGAAAGTCATG GCCGGGTTGGGTAACACTGATCCTGGTTACTGTGCTTCAACATGTGACTGCTAAGTTTGCGTTCATCAAAAAAGATGCTGGTACAAGAGACTTGAACAACAG AGAGAGTTTGTTCCTCTTGACTTACCTGCTGTTCCTGATCAACATCATGATGGGACTGGTAGCTGCAATTTGGAGAATGGTGATAACAGCTTTGTACAACATCATCCATCTCGGCCGTATTGATATCAGTCTGCTTCACCGAACTGCAGAGTCTTACGACCCAG CCTACCGACACTACGCCCATTTCCTGAAGGTGGAGGTCAGCCAGTCACACCCGGTGATGAAGGCTTTCTGTGGCCTGCTTCTGGACATGATGGTGGAGGGAGGCAGAGCTGGACAGAAAATAAGGGACGCAGAGGAAG GGATTCAGGAGAACAGGCCAAACAAGGCTACAAGCCGTCGGAGGATTCACTGTCGCTGGCAACTGGTGTACACACTGGTCAACAACCCATCCCTGCTGGGTTCCAGGAAGCACTTCCAAACACTGCAGACCTCTGAGGGCATCCTGAATGGAACCCCCAACCGCACATCCAATAAAGGCAGCAGGAGAGAGGCTGCTACTCCTGCCACTGAGCCAGTCCAGTCAACTGAGGCATCAACAAACCGAGATAAAACTGAATGA